A genomic region of Lytechinus pictus isolate F3 Inbred chromosome 2, Lp3.0, whole genome shotgun sequence contains the following coding sequences:
- the LOC129283317 gene encoding carboxypeptidase B-like yields MKIFILLALATAAAAVRYDGYQALRVEPRDELQLDFLNNLKNELEGRISFWSQPRTIKRPTDILVQPRFQDDIKELLDAKQIKYSVMIDDVQSVIDSQFRSEDEVEISADFIYSLYHTYAEIQAWVFDIADEYSSIAQQFQIATSYHGRAINALKISTGGGGTKKAVYWQGGIHAREWISPATVMFITKSLLERYGVDNDVTEILDTFDFYIVPSLNVDGYYHSWNFDRLWRKTRSVNRGNGCRGVDPNRNYEYEWGGEGANPNPCTETYPGPNAFSEREIADTTSFLLNANQEFVCFIDFHSYSQLWLAPWSYTARTRLPEDVEDHFDAGMKAITALESVYNTDYLYGPSALTLYAASGCSVDWGYAKLGAKYSYVVELRDMGSYGFLLPSDQIIPTGEETLEGVLALCKHMVEEYK; encoded by the exons ATGAAGATTTTTATTCTTCTTGCTCTGGCTACTGCTGCTGCAGCCGTGCGATATGATGG ATATCAGGCACTTCGTGTGGAGCCAAGGGATGAACTACAGCTTGACTTTCTTAACAACCTGAAAAATGAACTTGAAGGAAGG ATATCATTCTGGTCTCAACCCCGAACCATCAAGCGGCCAACCGACATCCTTGTCCAACCTCGCTTCCAAGATGACATCAAGGAATTGTTGGATGctaaacaaatcaaatattctGTCATGATCGACGATGTCCAGTCCGTCATCGACTCACAGTTCCGCTCTGAAGATGAAGTCGAGATCAGTGCGGATTTCATCTACAGCCTCTATCACACATATGCCGAG ATCCAAGCTTGGGTTTTTGATATTGCAGATGAATACAGCTCTATTGCTCAGCAATTCCAGATCGCAACATCTTACCATGGTCGTGCTATCAACGCTCTGAAG ATCAGTACAGGAGGCGGTGGTACAAAGAAAGCAGTCTACTGGCAAGGAGGCATCCACGCACGTGAGTGGATCTCACCAGCTACAGTCATGTTTATAACCAAGTCT CTTCTGGAGAGGTACGGCGTGGATAACGATGTGACAGAAATCCTAGATACTTTCGATTTTTACATTGTACCCTCACTCAACGTCGATGGCTATTATCATTCTTGGAACTTT GACCGATTGTGGAGGAAGACTCGATCGGTTAACAGGGGCAATGGATGCCGAGGTGTTGATCCTAACAGGAACTATGAATATGAATGGGGAG GTGAGGGTGCAAACCCCAATCCCTGCACAGAAACCTACCCAGGACCGAACGCATTCTCTGAACGCGAGATAGCCGACACAACATCTTTCCTTCTCAACGCCAACCAGGAGTTCGTTTGCTTCATCGACTTCCACAGTTACTCTCAGCTCTGGCTTGCTCCCTGGTCGTACACGGCCAGGACACGCCTCCCAGAGGACGTGGAGGATCAC tttgACGCTGGAATGAAGGCTATCACCGCCTTAGAGAGTGTGTACAATACAGACTACCTCTATGGACCCTCCGCCTTGACCCTCT ACGCCGCCTCAGGATGCAGTGTGGATTGGGGTTACGCCAAACTGGGAGCCAAGTACTCGTATGTGGTAGAGCTGAGAGATATGGGATCATACGGGTTTCTCCTTCCCTCTGATCAGATCATCCCAACCGGAGAGGAGACACTTGAAGGAGTCCTGGCACTCTGTAAACACATGGTGGAAGAATACAAGTAG